A genomic segment from Brucella pseudogrignonensis encodes:
- a CDS encoding metal ABC transporter permease, producing MSVLLEPFSYGYMLNAMWVSALVGGVCAFLSAYLMLKGWSLIGDALSHSIVPGVAGAYMLGLPFSIGAFFSGGLAAAAMLFLNQRTKLKEDAIIGLIFTAFFGLGLFMISLRPTSISIHTIVLGNILAITPGDILQLAIIGFVSLALLLLKWKDLMVVFFDESHARSIGLRPTAQKIMFFTMLSASTVAAMQTVGAFLVICMVVTPGATAYLLTDRFSRLLWIAVLIGAITSFIGAYVSYFMDGATGGIIVVLQTLVFLTVFFLAPKHGMLAARKRAAKALQEVEL from the coding sequence ATGTCCGTGCTGCTCGAACCGTTTTCTTATGGATATATGCTCAATGCCATGTGGGTTTCCGCCCTCGTCGGTGGTGTTTGCGCATTTCTCTCAGCCTATCTGATGCTCAAGGGCTGGTCGCTCATTGGTGATGCCCTCTCCCACTCCATCGTGCCAGGCGTCGCAGGTGCTTATATGCTGGGCCTGCCATTTTCTATCGGGGCATTCTTTTCGGGTGGACTTGCCGCAGCTGCAATGCTGTTTCTCAATCAGCGCACAAAACTCAAAGAAGACGCGATTATCGGGCTAATTTTCACGGCTTTCTTCGGTCTTGGCCTGTTCATGATTTCGCTGCGGCCAACCTCAATCAGCATTCACACCATCGTGCTGGGCAACATTCTCGCGATCACGCCCGGCGATATTCTGCAATTGGCGATCATTGGCTTCGTGTCGCTTGCTCTGCTTTTGCTGAAATGGAAAGACCTGATGGTGGTGTTTTTCGATGAAAGCCATGCGCGTTCCATCGGCTTAAGACCGACAGCACAGAAAATCATGTTTTTTACAATGCTTTCGGCCTCGACGGTTGCTGCAATGCAGACCGTGGGTGCGTTTCTCGTCATCTGCATGGTGGTGACGCCCGGCGCGACTGCGTACCTGCTTACAGATCGCTTTTCACGGCTTTTGTGGATTGCGGTGCTTATTGGCGCGATAACAAGTTTCATCGGCGCTTATGTCAGCTATTTCATGGACGGCGCCACTGGCGGCATCATTGTTGTGCTGCAAACGCTGGTTTTTCTCACTGTATTTTTTCTGGCACCCAAGCATGGCATGCTTGCAGCACGCAAACGCGCAGCCAAAGCATTGCAGGAGGTTGAGCTATGA
- a CDS encoding manganese/iron ABC transporter ATP-binding protein produces the protein MNAPINYNTQEQAVLNQSAAQGLSVKNATVTYRNGHTALRNASFEIPTGTITALVGVNGSGKSTLFKAIMGFVHLAKGDISILGQPVKHALKQNLVAYVPQSEEVDWNFPVLVEDVVMMGRYGHMGMMRIARRADHEAVEKALSRVNMLDFRKRQIGELSGGQKKRVFLARALAQDAQVILLDEPFTGVDVKTEEAIVTLLRGLRDEGRVMLVSTHNLGSVPEFCDRTVLVKNTVLAYGLTEDIFTQSNLEKAFGGVLRHLILDEKTSKNRSAIGVITDDERPFVLYEHKQEGHN, from the coding sequence ATGAATGCTCCAATAAATTACAACACTCAGGAGCAAGCCGTGCTAAATCAAAGCGCGGCTCAAGGCTTAAGCGTGAAAAATGCGACTGTCACATATCGCAACGGCCATACCGCGCTACGCAATGCCAGTTTTGAAATACCAACCGGCACGATCACTGCGCTTGTTGGAGTGAACGGCTCCGGTAAATCGACGCTTTTCAAGGCAATTATGGGCTTTGTCCATCTCGCTAAGGGCGACATTTCGATTCTGGGTCAGCCGGTTAAGCATGCATTGAAGCAAAACCTCGTCGCTTATGTTCCACAGAGCGAAGAAGTTGACTGGAATTTTCCTGTTCTGGTCGAAGACGTCGTCATGATGGGGCGCTATGGGCATATGGGCATGATGCGCATTGCACGTCGCGCCGATCACGAAGCGGTTGAAAAGGCTTTGAGTCGCGTCAACATGCTCGATTTTCGCAAGCGGCAGATCGGCGAGTTATCGGGTGGCCAGAAAAAGCGCGTATTTCTGGCTCGCGCGCTTGCACAGGATGCGCAAGTCATCCTCCTTGATGAGCCTTTTACGGGGGTAGATGTTAAAACAGAGGAAGCAATCGTAACCCTTCTGCGCGGTCTTCGCGATGAAGGTCGGGTGATGCTGGTTTCAACGCACAATCTCGGCAGCGTTCCTGAGTTCTGCGACCGCACCGTTCTTGTTAAAAATACGGTGCTTGCCTATGGGCTTACAGAAGACATTTTCACGCAATCGAACCTCGAAAAAGCTTTCGGAGGCGTGTTGCGCCACCTTATTCTCGATGAGAAGACCAGCAAGAATCGATCAGCCATTGGTGTGATAACAGACGATGAGCGCCCATTTGTGCTTTATGAGCATAAACAGGAAGGGCACAATTAA
- a CDS encoding metal ABC transporter substrate-binding protein, which yields MIHLKIRHLLACFLSSAFLLSAIGTASAENKFKAVTTFTVIADIARNVAGDAATVESITKPGAEIHEYQPTPGDLIKAQGADLILWNGLNLELWFEKFFSRLKNVPSVVVSDGVVPMGITEGPYSGKPNPHAWMSPTSALIYVDSIRDAFVKYDPDNADTYKANAEKYKAEITAAIDPIKAEFASIPNDKRWLVTSEGAFSYLARDFDLKELYLWPINADQQGTPQQVRKVIDAVRANNITAVFSESTVSAAPAEQVARETGAKYGGVLYVDSLSEADGPVPTYIDLLKVTSDTIAKGLKQ from the coding sequence ATGATTCATTTGAAGATACGCCATCTGCTTGCTTGTTTCTTGAGCAGCGCCTTTTTGCTCAGCGCAATTGGTACGGCATCAGCTGAAAATAAATTCAAAGCCGTTACAACCTTTACAGTCATCGCTGACATAGCTCGCAATGTTGCTGGCGATGCTGCGACGGTTGAATCGATTACCAAGCCAGGCGCTGAAATCCACGAATATCAACCAACCCCCGGCGATCTCATCAAAGCACAGGGCGCTGATCTCATTCTATGGAATGGGCTAAATCTCGAGCTCTGGTTCGAAAAATTTTTCTCACGCCTCAAGAACGTTCCAAGTGTGGTGGTGAGCGATGGCGTTGTTCCAATGGGAATCACCGAAGGCCCTTACTCAGGCAAACCAAATCCCCATGCTTGGATGTCGCCAACCTCTGCCCTTATCTACGTCGATAGCATTCGCGACGCATTCGTGAAATATGACCCGGACAATGCTGACACTTACAAAGCCAATGCCGAAAAATACAAAGCCGAAATTACTGCCGCTATCGATCCAATTAAGGCTGAATTTGCATCAATTCCTAACGACAAGCGCTGGCTTGTAACGAGTGAAGGTGCGTTCTCTTACCTCGCCCGCGATTTCGATCTTAAAGAGCTATACCTCTGGCCAATCAATGCTGACCAGCAAGGAACTCCGCAGCAGGTGCGGAAAGTGATTGACGCTGTTCGCGCCAATAACATCACAGCCGTTTTCTCGGAAAGCACCGTTTCAGCAGCACCAGCAGAACAAGTCGCACGCGAAACTGGCGCGAAATATGGTGGGGTTCTCTATGTTGATTCACTTTCAGAAGCAGACGGCCCAGTTCCGACCTATATTGATCTTCTGAAAGTCACTTCGGACACGATCGCCAAAGGCCTCAAACAATGA
- a CDS encoding AraC family transcriptional regulator: MMVVSEKNQYKTVIKVDKAEGSVVEFDEKEMFHLPGHLSYKQSSVGVDVYVPEDVLGILILEPVRNLKLKLVSGDELTINCVAGTVCVIPADQAVVITWPEPVFFLNIKLNNLFKRKDIDSKSISIHDKISIFSSKRCLQIGKIISEQLDNNENIDLDFIKSLHIVINNIIAKSYLLSREASVINTGLSSYACRQIESYLKENFRGSVLVSDMADYLGMSSGHFASCFRESFGQTPHQYLMNLRLDDAEKCLKETDIPISEIAAGLNFSSQSHLTTALKKYRQLTPGEIRRRSSFNRRRS, from the coding sequence ATGATGGTTGTATCGGAAAAAAACCAATATAAAACAGTTATTAAAGTAGATAAAGCAGAAGGAAGTGTGGTGGAATTTGATGAAAAGGAGATGTTCCATCTGCCAGGGCACTTGAGCTACAAACAATCTTCTGTCGGGGTTGACGTATATGTGCCAGAAGATGTGCTCGGCATTCTTATTTTGGAACCGGTTCGCAATTTAAAATTGAAATTGGTGAGCGGAGATGAGCTAACAATTAATTGCGTTGCAGGGACGGTTTGCGTGATACCTGCAGATCAGGCAGTAGTGATTACATGGCCTGAGCCTGTATTTTTTCTGAATATAAAATTGAATAATTTATTTAAAAGGAAAGATATAGATAGTAAAAGTATCTCTATTCATGATAAAATATCTATTTTTTCGAGTAAGAGATGCCTGCAGATCGGGAAAATAATATCAGAGCAACTGGATAATAATGAAAATATTGACCTTGATTTTATCAAATCTCTTCACATTGTGATTAATAATATCATTGCGAAGAGCTATCTTTTATCACGAGAAGCTTCGGTAATTAATACAGGTCTTAGTTCGTACGCTTGCCGACAAATAGAAAGCTATCTTAAAGAGAATTTCCGCGGTTCTGTATTGGTGTCAGATATGGCGGACTATCTCGGAATGTCTTCCGGACATTTTGCGAGTTGTTTTCGCGAAAGTTTCGGCCAGACGCCTCATCAGTATTTGATGAACTTAAGACTCGATGATGCGGAGAAATGCCTTAAGGAGACTGACATACCTATTAGTGAGATCGCTGCAGGACTAAATTTCTCTAGTCAAAGCCATTTAACCACGGCGTTAAAAAAATATCGTCAGCTTACTCCGGGTGAGATTCGCAGAAGAAGTTCGTTCAATCGTAGGCGGTCTTGA
- a CDS encoding DUF808 domain-containing protein, producing MSGLLALLDDVAAIAKIAAASVDDISANALKAGSKTIGVLIDDTAVTPNYVVGITAARELPMIGKIALGSLRNKALLIPALLLLDYFMPVAITALLMIGGAYLCFEGAEKVWHKIFPDHGHQDDESSDDKDPTALEEKRVAGAIKTDLILSAEIMTLALSMIETNSIWIELGTLVLVGIMITVLVYGVVAVIVKLDDFGVFLARKGRLSVTRTVGRLTVRGVPKLLLLLTIIGTAAMLWVGGNIFIHGLHDLGIHQPFGWISAFAAVLAGQVTASLTAVVNWLAIAFADGIFGFVLGTIIVILMMKVVEPFWKVAFGKE from the coding sequence ATGAGCGGCTTGTTGGCCCTTTTAGATGACGTTGCTGCTATTGCGAAAATTGCGGCAGCCTCTGTAGACGATATATCCGCAAATGCCTTGAAAGCAGGTAGCAAAACAATTGGTGTGCTGATTGACGATACCGCAGTGACGCCGAATTACGTAGTCGGAATAACTGCCGCGCGTGAATTGCCGATGATCGGAAAGATTGCGCTTGGAAGCCTTCGCAATAAGGCTCTTCTTATTCCAGCGCTCTTGCTGCTTGATTATTTTATGCCTGTCGCAATTACTGCACTACTGATGATTGGCGGCGCTTACCTTTGTTTTGAAGGTGCAGAAAAGGTCTGGCACAAGATATTCCCGGATCATGGCCATCAAGACGATGAATCCAGTGATGATAAAGACCCGACCGCGCTTGAGGAAAAGCGGGTTGCAGGTGCCATTAAAACCGATCTTATTCTTTCTGCGGAAATTATGACGTTGGCGCTTTCCATGATCGAGACGAATTCAATATGGATCGAGCTTGGAACACTTGTCCTAGTTGGCATCATGATCACTGTATTGGTTTACGGCGTGGTAGCAGTCATCGTGAAGCTTGATGATTTTGGCGTGTTTTTAGCCAGAAAGGGTCGTCTTTCGGTAACACGTACCGTAGGTCGTCTAACTGTCCGCGGAGTTCCAAAGTTACTGCTTCTATTGACCATCATTGGAACCGCAGCGATGCTGTGGGTTGGCGGCAATATTTTTATTCACGGCCTTCATGACCTTGGCATTCATCAACCGTTTGGTTGGATTTCGGCTTTTGCAGCTGTATTGGCTGGGCAGGTGACAGCAAGCCTCACAGCTGTGGTGAATTGGCTTGCCATTGCTTTCGCTGATGGCATTTTCGGTTTCGTCTTAGGCACAATAATCGTGATATTGATGATGAAAGTTGTCGAGCCATTTTGGAAAGTCGCGTTTGGAAAAGAATGA
- a CDS encoding LysR substrate-binding domain-containing protein, producing MVSQSWDLGSLGIFEAVGRLENLTLAARELGMTQPAVSYQIKRIEDRLGVSLFKRRARGVEILPEGRILYEAVRLGLEGIEDAIQQIKRRQRTPGLRIATDYGFAAFWLMPRVAKFRPKHPDADVRITASSMIKPLDDREADVAILFGAKDDFPKGSIAFIGEEVVPVCSPAFLEEHGPFTNGAGIKSSALLHLDTLQGDRWYTWPTWLDAINEEIDEGNYGLILNTYNLVLEAAMADQGIALGWAGLIDDLIARGKLVQACNVKLTSTKGYWLVFSPDIADDARALCMELLDENLS from the coding sequence ATGGTTTCTCAATCTTGGGACTTGGGCAGTCTCGGCATTTTTGAAGCTGTCGGACGATTAGAAAATCTAACTCTCGCAGCCCGTGAGTTAGGCATGACACAGCCTGCCGTCAGCTATCAAATAAAACGCATAGAAGATCGATTGGGTGTATCGTTGTTCAAACGGCGAGCGCGAGGCGTCGAAATTCTTCCAGAAGGACGCATACTCTACGAGGCTGTGCGTCTCGGCCTTGAAGGCATAGAAGACGCCATTCAGCAAATAAAACGCCGACAGCGAACACCCGGACTGCGTATCGCCACCGATTACGGTTTTGCTGCGTTCTGGCTGATGCCCCGCGTTGCGAAGTTTCGACCCAAACACCCTGATGCTGACGTTCGTATAACAGCGTCTTCTATGATCAAGCCACTGGATGATCGCGAAGCAGATGTGGCAATCCTGTTTGGAGCAAAGGACGACTTTCCCAAAGGCTCCATTGCATTCATTGGAGAAGAAGTCGTTCCTGTCTGCTCTCCCGCATTTTTAGAGGAACACGGTCCTTTCACGAATGGAGCGGGTATCAAGTCATCTGCACTTTTGCATCTTGATACATTGCAGGGTGATCGTTGGTACACATGGCCGACATGGCTTGACGCTATCAACGAAGAGATCGATGAGGGAAATTACGGGTTGATTTTGAACACCTATAACCTCGTTTTGGAAGCAGCTATGGCCGATCAGGGGATTGCGCTTGGCTGGGCAGGACTTATCGATGATTTAATAGCGCGAGGCAAACTCGTCCAAGCCTGCAATGTGAAACTGACAAGCACAAAAGGCTATTGGCTGGTTTTTAGCCCAGACATTGCAGACGACGCCCGCGCCTTGTGCATGGAGCTACTCGACGAAAATCTCTCCTGA
- the choX gene encoding choline ABC transporter substrate-binding protein translates to MRYLTLMAIALASVTSLSNAASAADAAACETIRLSDPGWTDITSTNSIASVLLDGLGYKADVKTMSVPIGYEAIKTGNLDVFLGNWMPAQQKFRDDLDKAKAAEVLVKNLEGAKFTLAVPDYVAKEGVKDFSDLAAHADKFSKEIYGIEPGAPANQNIQKIIEDKKFKLDGWNLVESSEQAMLAQVDRKNRDKQWVVFLAWAPHPMNTKLNIEYLSGGDDYFGANYGGAEVYTLSRTGWASECANAAKFFKQLTFTVDIENELMDKILNEGTQGPAAATAWLKANPAQIDKWLDGVTTLKGEPGAAAVKAKLGL, encoded by the coding sequence ATGCGCTACCTTACATTGATGGCAATCGCACTTGCGAGCGTTACGAGTTTGTCGAATGCTGCCTCTGCAGCCGACGCTGCTGCGTGTGAAACAATTCGTCTGTCAGATCCGGGTTGGACGGATATTACGTCAACGAATTCAATCGCGAGCGTGCTTCTTGACGGCCTTGGCTATAAGGCTGACGTTAAAACAATGTCGGTCCCTATCGGTTATGAAGCAATCAAAACCGGCAATCTGGATGTTTTTCTGGGTAACTGGATGCCTGCTCAGCAGAAGTTCCGAGATGATCTTGATAAAGCAAAGGCTGCTGAGGTTTTGGTGAAAAACCTGGAAGGCGCCAAATTTACATTAGCTGTTCCAGACTACGTGGCCAAAGAGGGCGTGAAGGATTTTTCTGATCTTGCAGCACATGCCGATAAGTTCAGTAAAGAGATCTATGGTATCGAGCCTGGTGCACCAGCCAACCAGAACATTCAGAAAATTATTGAAGACAAGAAGTTCAAGCTAGACGGCTGGAACCTGGTTGAATCAAGTGAGCAGGCCATGCTTGCTCAAGTAGATCGTAAGAACCGCGATAAACAGTGGGTTGTCTTTTTGGCATGGGCACCACACCCGATGAACACAAAGCTCAACATAGAATATTTGTCGGGGGGCGATGATTACTTTGGTGCGAATTACGGTGGCGCAGAAGTCTACACGCTTTCGCGCACAGGTTGGGCAAGCGAATGTGCAAACGCTGCCAAGTTCTTCAAGCAGTTGACATTTACGGTTGATATCGAAAATGAGCTGATGGACAAGATCCTTAACGAAGGAACTCAAGGTCCTGCAGCGGCAACTGCATGGCTTAAAGCCAATCCTGCTCAAATCGATAAATGGCTTGATGGTGTTACCACGCTCAAGGGCGAGCCGGGTGCTGCCGCAGTTAAGGCCAAGCTCGGATTATAA
- the betC gene encoding choline-sulfatase: protein MKKPNILIVMVDQLNGTFFPDGPAEFLHAPHLRKLAERSVRFVNCYTASPLCAPARASFMSGQLPSRTGVYDNAAEFSSEIPTYAHHLRNAGYQTALSGKMHFVGPDQLHGFEQRLTTDIYPADFGWTPDYRKPGERIDWWYHNLGSVIGAGTAEITNQLEYDDEVEYQAETKLYDLARGHDDRPWCLTVSFTHPHDPYVARKKFFDLYADIPELDPKIGPLPASEIDPHSERLLRACKAEDYDLTQDQIRTARQAYFANISYVDDKIGSILDVLERCGMAENTIIVFTSDHGDMLGERGLWFKMNFFDGSARVPLMIASPQLKQRRIDEAVSTLDVLPTLADLAGLSLDDIMPWTDGVSLVDVASGVQSRDIVPMEYAAEGTIAPMVSVREGQWKLNLCKADPPQFFNLADDPDELRNVADVPEYQDAFIRLNNWAEKRWNLELYDQQVRASQARRHVVYTALRNGAYYPWDYQPLQKASERYMRNHMDLNILEEAQRFPR, encoded by the coding sequence ATGAAAAAGCCGAACATACTCATAGTGATGGTCGATCAGCTGAATGGCACATTCTTTCCTGACGGACCGGCTGAGTTTCTTCACGCTCCGCATTTGCGAAAACTGGCCGAACGATCGGTGCGTTTTGTCAATTGTTATACGGCAAGCCCTTTATGCGCGCCCGCACGGGCTTCGTTTATGTCGGGGCAATTGCCATCGCGTACTGGCGTTTATGATAACGCGGCTGAGTTCTCGTCTGAAATACCGACCTACGCGCATCATTTGCGAAATGCTGGATATCAAACAGCGTTGTCGGGTAAAATGCACTTTGTTGGCCCTGACCAACTCCATGGCTTTGAGCAACGCTTGACGACGGATATTTATCCTGCTGATTTTGGGTGGACACCAGACTATCGCAAGCCGGGCGAGCGGATTGATTGGTGGTATCATAATCTTGGTTCCGTCATTGGCGCTGGGACAGCTGAGATAACAAACCAACTTGAATATGACGACGAGGTCGAATATCAGGCTGAGACGAAGCTCTATGATCTGGCTCGCGGCCATGATGATCGTCCATGGTGTCTCACTGTGAGCTTCACGCACCCACATGATCCCTATGTGGCGAGAAAAAAGTTCTTTGATCTTTATGCCGATATTCCAGAGCTTGATCCAAAAATTGGACCATTGCCTGCAAGTGAAATTGATCCGCACAGCGAACGTTTGCTACGGGCTTGCAAGGCTGAAGATTATGATCTGACGCAAGATCAGATCAGGACCGCTCGTCAGGCTTATTTTGCTAATATTTCGTATGTCGATGATAAAATTGGCAGCATTCTTGACGTGCTTGAGCGATGCGGGATGGCTGAAAATACAATCATAGTGTTTACGTCAGATCACGGAGATATGCTCGGTGAGCGCGGACTGTGGTTCAAGATGAACTTCTTTGACGGTTCTGCGCGCGTGCCTTTAATGATCGCGTCGCCACAGCTCAAACAAAGACGGATTGACGAAGCTGTATCGACACTCGATGTATTGCCGACGCTTGCTGATCTTGCAGGTTTGAGTCTTGACGATATCATGCCCTGGACAGATGGTGTGTCATTGGTTGATGTTGCATCAGGTGTCCAATCACGCGACATCGTACCAATGGAATATGCTGCGGAAGGCACGATTGCGCCCATGGTCTCGGTGAGAGAGGGGCAGTGGAAGCTTAATCTGTGCAAGGCTGATCCGCCACAATTTTTCAATCTTGCGGATGATCCGGATGAACTCAGAAACGTTGCTGATGTACCAGAATATCAGGATGCTTTTATTCGTCTCAACAATTGGGCAGAAAAGCGTTGGAACTTAGAGCTCTATGATCAGCAGGTGCGTGCAAGTCAGGCTCGACGGCATGTAGTTTATACTGCGCTTCGAAATGGTGCATATTATCCGTGGGACTATCAGCCTCTACAAAAGGCTTCGGAGCGTTACATGCGCAACCACATGGATTTAAATATACTTGAGGAAGCGCAACGGTTTCCACGGTAA
- a CDS encoding AI-2E family transporter yields the protein MSVQRASFYILLALVTVAFAWLLIPYYSAVLWGVILAIIFYPVQQWLVRVLNGRRNFAALLSVLMCVCLVIIPVLLIFGSLVQEGNSLYQRLSTREFDLNSYITSILGALPGSLEEWMIRLELGSFADWRSRISSAILQGSQLFAGRLVSLGQNTLQFFVSFGIMTYLLFFLFRDGPELGAKIRQAIPLSDEYTNQIVEKFTAVIRATVKGNIIIALIQGTLGGVTFWFLGIEAALLWGVMMTIFSLLPVVGASLIWAPAALWFAVNGIWFKAAFLIFVGVFVIGLIDNFLRPPLVGKGTRMPDFVILISTIGGISLVGINGFVVGPMIAAMFIAAWSLLAEEQKLQIPPK from the coding sequence ATGTCAGTCCAGCGCGCCAGCTTTTATATTCTCCTCGCTCTGGTCACAGTCGCCTTTGCCTGGTTGCTTATTCCCTATTATTCGGCAGTGTTGTGGGGTGTTATTCTCGCAATCATATTCTACCCGGTGCAGCAGTGGCTCGTGCGCGTGCTTAATGGCAGGCGCAATTTTGCAGCATTGCTTTCAGTCCTGATGTGTGTCTGCTTGGTAATTATCCCCGTGCTGTTGATATTTGGTTCTTTGGTGCAGGAGGGCAACTCGCTTTATCAGCGTCTGAGTACACGGGAGTTTGATCTCAATAGCTATATCACAAGCATTCTTGGTGCGTTGCCCGGCTCGCTAGAAGAGTGGATGATCCGATTGGAACTGGGGAGCTTCGCTGACTGGCGATCACGTATTTCTTCTGCGATATTACAAGGCAGTCAGCTTTTTGCAGGACGGTTGGTGAGCCTTGGTCAGAATACTTTACAGTTTTTTGTCAGCTTCGGCATAATGACCTATCTGCTGTTTTTTCTGTTTCGCGATGGACCTGAACTTGGCGCAAAAATCCGCCAGGCAATTCCATTAAGTGATGAATACACGAACCAAATCGTTGAAAAATTTACAGCCGTCATTCGCGCTACTGTAAAGGGCAATATTATTATAGCGCTTATCCAAGGCACGCTTGGTGGCGTCACATTCTGGTTTTTGGGTATAGAAGCCGCTCTGTTATGGGGCGTCATGATGACTATATTCTCGTTGCTTCCAGTTGTTGGCGCTTCCCTTATATGGGCTCCAGCGGCATTATGGTTTGCAGTCAATGGAATATGGTTTAAAGCAGCATTTCTCATCTTCGTGGGTGTTTTTGTAATCGGCTTGATCGACAATTTCTTGCGTCCACCGTTGGTTGGTAAAGGGACGCGTATGCCTGATTTCGTTATTCTTATATCGACAATCGGCGGTATCTCTCTCGTCGGTATCAATGGTTTTGTCGTTGGGCCAATGATTGCTGCAATGTTCATTGCTGCCTGGTCGCTGCTTGCAGAAGAACAAAAATTGCAGATTCCACCCAAGTGA